One bacterium genomic window carries:
- a CDS encoding DUF58 domain-containing protein, giving the protein MDASVAPPRGAPGRPGRYFDPVVLARISNLGLRARHVVEGLMAGLHRSSLRGLSVEFSEHRPYAPGDELRRIDWKLFGRQDRYFVKEYEAETNLRAHLFVDASASMRYAGDAAGFSKFDCAATIAASLAYLMLLQRDAVGLVVMREEGPRVLAPRSQPHHLHAIIAELEAARPAGRTDVRAALAEIAGGLHRRGLCVLISDLLDDPEGLALGLRHLHHRRNDLMVLQVADRDELDLPFRKVTRFVDLEEPLELTTDPREIRDEYRAAVAEHLARVRELCRRAGADHDLIVTDEPLDAALVRYLARRGG; this is encoded by the coding sequence ATGGACGCTAGCGTCGCACCGCCGCGCGGCGCGCCGGGCCGCCCCGGGCGCTACTTCGACCCGGTCGTCCTCGCCCGGATCTCGAACCTCGGGCTGCGCGCGCGCCACGTCGTCGAGGGCCTCATGGCGGGGCTGCACCGCAGCTCGCTGCGCGGTCTCTCGGTGGAGTTCTCCGAGCACCGGCCGTACGCGCCGGGGGACGAGTTGCGCCGCATCGACTGGAAGCTCTTCGGGCGCCAGGACCGCTACTTCGTCAAGGAGTACGAGGCCGAGACCAACCTGCGGGCGCACCTCTTCGTCGACGCGAGCGCCTCGATGCGCTACGCGGGGGACGCCGCGGGATTCTCCAAGTTCGACTGCGCCGCGACCATTGCCGCATCCCTTGCCTACCTGATGCTGCTGCAGCGTGATGCCGTCGGCCTCGTGGTGATGCGCGAGGAGGGGCCGCGCGTGCTCGCGCCGCGTTCGCAGCCGCACCACCTGCACGCGATCATCGCCGAGCTGGAGGCCGCGCGCCCGGCCGGGCGCACCGACGTGCGCGCCGCGCTGGCGGAGATCGCCGGGGGGCTGCACCGGCGCGGCCTGTGCGTGCTGATCTCGGACCTGCTCGACGACCCGGAGGGCCTCGCGCTGGGCCTGCGGCACCTGCACCACCGGCGCAACGACCTGATGGTGCTGCAGGTCGCCGACCGCGACGAGCTGGACCTGCCGTTCCGCAAGGTCACGCGGTTCGTGGACCTCGAGGAGCCGCTGGAGCTGACGACCGACCCGCGCGAGATCCGGGACGAGTACCGGGCGGCGGTGGCCGAGCACCTGGCGCGGGTGCGCGAGCTCTGCCGGCGGGCCGGGGCGGACCACGACCTGATCGTCACCGACGAGCCGCTCGACGCGGCGCTGGTGCGCTACCTGGCGCGCCGGGGAGGGTGA
- a CDS encoding MoxR family ATPase, with protein MQAPQWREAEDVRQAEELVRAQAAIREQIGKVIVGQEKVVEELLTSLFTSGHCLLIGVPGLAKTLLVSTLAQALHLSFNRVQFTPDLMPSDITGTEVLEEDAERRRFFRFLKGPVFTNVLLADEINRTPPKTQAALLQAMQEYQVTAGGQTYPLELPFFVLATQNPIEQEGTYPLPEAQLDRFMFSVYLDYPSFEEEVRIVGTTTAAGTAAAAPVLDAARILAFQELVRRVPAASPVIEYAVRLAQASRPASPGAPKFVRDHVSWGAGPRASQYLVLGAKARAVLSGRYAAAVEDVRALAPAVLQHRILTNFTAEAEGVSARDIVARLLEALPGDGR; from the coding sequence GAGGAGCTGGTGCGGGCGCAGGCGGCGATCCGCGAGCAGATCGGCAAGGTGATCGTCGGGCAGGAGAAAGTCGTCGAGGAGCTGCTCACCAGCCTCTTCACGAGCGGGCACTGCCTGCTCATCGGCGTGCCGGGGCTGGCCAAGACCCTGCTCGTGAGCACGCTGGCGCAGGCGCTGCACCTGTCGTTCAACCGCGTCCAGTTCACGCCCGACCTGATGCCCTCCGACATCACGGGCACCGAGGTGCTCGAGGAGGACGCGGAGCGCCGGCGCTTCTTCCGCTTCCTCAAGGGGCCGGTCTTCACGAACGTGCTGCTCGCCGACGAGATCAATCGCACGCCGCCGAAGACGCAGGCGGCGCTGCTGCAGGCGATGCAGGAGTACCAGGTGACCGCCGGCGGGCAGACCTACCCGCTGGAGCTGCCGTTCTTCGTGCTGGCCACGCAGAACCCGATCGAGCAGGAGGGGACCTACCCGCTGCCCGAGGCGCAGCTCGACCGCTTCATGTTCAGCGTCTACCTCGACTACCCGAGCTTCGAGGAGGAGGTGCGGATCGTCGGCACGACGACCGCCGCCGGCACCGCGGCCGCCGCCCCCGTGCTGGATGCCGCGCGCATCCTCGCCTTCCAGGAGCTGGTCCGCCGCGTGCCGGCGGCGAGCCCCGTCATCGAGTACGCGGTGCGCCTCGCGCAGGCGAGCCGGCCGGCCTCCCCGGGCGCGCCGAAGTTCGTGCGCGACCACGTCTCCTGGGGCGCGGGCCCCCGCGCCTCGCAGTACCTCGTGCTCGGCGCCAAGGCGCGCGCCGTGCTCTCGGGCCGCTATGCCGCCGCCGTCGAGGACGTGCGCGCGCTGGCGCCGGCGGTGCTCCAGCACCGCATCCTGACGAACTTCACCGCGGAGGCCGAGGGCGTGTCCGCCCGCGACATCGTCGCCCGGCTCCTGGAGGCGCTGCCCGGGGATGGACGCTAG